From a region of the Lactuca sativa cultivar Salinas chromosome 4, Lsat_Salinas_v11, whole genome shotgun sequence genome:
- the LOC111910693 gene encoding 1-aminocyclopropane-1-carboxylate synthase 3, with protein MLSSKVTDCNAHGQDSSYFLGWQEYEKNPYHEINNPNGIIQMGLAENQLSFNLLESWIENNPTATQFKNNDDHSVFKELALFQDYHGLPSFKKAFVQFMSEIRGNTFTFDPNNLVLTAGATSASETLMFCVANPGDAFLIPTPYYPAFDRDLKWRTGAEIVPIHCSSSNGFRITRSALEDAYQQAKKKDLKVKGIFVTNPSNPLGTSLSIHELDLIFNFISTKNIHLISDEVYSGTVFSSPKFTSVMEVLKNKNLMNSEVSNRVHIICSLSKDLGLPGFRVGAIYSGNVDVVSAATKMSSFGLISSQTQYLLSEMLSDRKFTQIYLSENRRRLKHRQETLVKGLQKVGIRCLKSNSGLFCWVDMRHLLSSKTFHGEIELWEKIVYDVRLNISPGSSCHCSEPGWFRVCFANMSEETLILAMQRVKSFVESMSKKNNRNRHQQMLHNSARRTKSLPKWVFSLSLNQLEVGEQR; from the exons ATGTTGTCCTCAAAAGTTACCGATTGTAATGCTCATGGGCAGGATTCCTCGTATTTTCTTGGATGGCAAGAGTACGAGAAGAATCCCTACCACGAGATCAATAATCCAAATGGTATTATCCAAATGGGTCTGGctgaaaatcaattatcattcaatCTTCTTGAGTCATGGATCGAAAACAATCCAACTGCAACACAATTCAAGAACAATGATGATCATTCCGTCTTTAAAGAACTTGCTCTCTTTCAAGATTATCATGGCCTTCCCTCTTTCAAGAAA GCATTCGTCCAGTTCATGTCTGAGATAAGAGGAAACACTTTTACTTTTGATCCAAACAACCTTGTACTCACCGCCGGAGCAACCTCCGCCAGTGAAACTTTAATGTTTTGTGTCGCTAACCCCGGCGACGCTTTCCTCATTCCGACGCCATATTATCCGGC ATTTGATAGAGATCTCAAGTGGCGAACTGGAGCTGAAATAGTCCCGATTCACTGCTCAAGCTCCAATGGTTTCCGGATTACCAGATCTGCCCTTGAAGATGCCTACCAACAAGCAAAAAAGAAAGACCTTAAAGTGAAGGGTATTTTCGTCACGAATCCGTCGAATCCATTGGGGACATCATTGAGCATCCATGAACTCGACCTCATCTTCAACTTCATATCCACCAAGAACATCCATCTCATCAGTGATGAAGTCTACTCTGGTACTGTTTTCAGTTCACCGAAGTTCACCAGTGTGATGGAAGTTCTGAAGAACAAAAACCTCATGAACAGCGAAGTTTCTAACCGCGTTCACATCATCTGCAGTCTCTCAAAAGATCTCGGTTTACCTGGTTTTCGAGTCGGAGCAATTTACTCCGGCAACGTTGACGTCGTCTCTGCCGCCACAAAAATGTCTAGCTTCGGTTTAATTTCCTCTCAAACACAGTATTTACTGTCGGAGATGTTATCAGACCGGAAATTCACACAAATCTATCTTTCTGAGAATCGCCGGAGGTTGAAACACCGGCAGGAAACGCTGGTAAAAGGGCTGCAAAAGGTTGGAATCAGATGCCTGAAAAGCAATTCCGGTTTGTTTTGTTGGGTGGATATGAGACATCTTTTGAGCTCAAAGACCTTTCATGGAGAAATCGAACTTTGGGAGAAGATTGTGTATGATGTCCGGTTGAACATCTCACCCGGTTCATCTTGCCATTGTAGTGAACCGGGTTGGTTCAGGGTTTGCTTCGCCAATATGTctgaagaaaccctaatcttggcCATGCAACGTGTCAAGTCATTTGTGGAGTCAATGTCGAAGAAAAATAATAGGAATCGACATCAACAGATGCTGCATAATTCTGCTAGGAGAACAAAGTCGTTACCCAAATGGGTTTTTTCTCTTTCGTTGAACCAACTTGAAGTTGGGGAACAACGTTAG